In Burkholderia gladioli, a genomic segment contains:
- the glyS gene encoding glycine--tRNA ligase subunit beta, with product MTHTHTAPLLVELLTEELPPKALARLGDAFAEGLAQRLAARDLIDGEAVFERFATPRRLAVLILNVRAVAPERQVREKVLPVSVALDANGNPTPPLAKKLAALGRPELGIADLERAQDGKAEAFFLNYSAPGATLADGLQAALKETLDKLPIPKVMTYQRPDGSDVQFVRPVHRLTVLHDTDVVPVSAFGIDAGDTTLGHRFLSSGAVAIGSAAGYAETLRERGRVIAHFVDRKEQIRTALAEQAGGDTVVMPEALLDEVASLVEWPVVYACRFEDEFLQVPQECLILTMQTNQKYFALTDAAGKLRSRFLIVSNIETATPVEIVEGNERVVRPRLADAKFFFETDKKTRLADRVPRLANVVYHNKLGSQLARVERIEAIAAGIAPAIGADPALAQRAARLAKADLLTDMVGEFPELQGTMGTYYARHDGEPEEVAVACTEHYQPRFSGDTLPEAAVSTAVALADKLETLVGIWGIGLAPTGEKDPFALRRHALGVLRLLLEKQLPLDIVELLRAAQASFAGIAGVADSTDAIFAFFLDRLRGLLRERGYSAGEIDAVLGLEPTRIDELIARLDAVREFTRLAEAEALAAANKRISNILKKSEGAAPGAIQPALLAEPAEQALAAQLAEVAPRVQSQLAARDYTGALSALAALRAPVDTFFNDVMVNAEDPALRANRLALLSALHQQMNCVADISKLAA from the coding sequence ATGACGCACACCCATACCGCTCCCCTGCTGGTCGAACTGCTGACCGAGGAACTGCCGCCCAAGGCGCTCGCGCGTCTCGGCGACGCCTTCGCCGAAGGCCTGGCCCAGCGCCTCGCCGCGCGCGACCTGATCGACGGCGAAGCCGTATTCGAACGCTTCGCCACGCCGCGCCGCCTGGCGGTGCTGATCCTCAACGTGCGCGCCGTCGCGCCGGAGCGCCAGGTCCGCGAGAAAGTGCTGCCGGTGTCGGTCGCGCTCGACGCGAACGGCAACCCGACGCCGCCGCTGGCCAAGAAGCTGGCCGCGCTCGGTCGCCCCGAGCTGGGCATCGCCGATCTCGAACGCGCCCAGGACGGCAAGGCCGAGGCCTTCTTCCTGAACTACTCGGCGCCGGGCGCCACGCTCGCCGACGGCCTGCAGGCCGCGCTCAAGGAAACGCTCGACAAACTGCCGATTCCCAAGGTGATGACCTACCAGCGCCCCGACGGCAGCGACGTGCAGTTCGTGCGCCCGGTGCATCGCCTCACGGTGCTGCACGACACGGACGTGGTGCCGGTCTCCGCGTTCGGCATCGATGCCGGCGACACCACGCTCGGCCACCGCTTCCTGTCGAGCGGCGCGGTCGCGATCGGCTCGGCCGCCGGCTACGCCGAGACGCTGCGCGAACGCGGCCGCGTGATCGCGCACTTCGTCGACCGCAAGGAACAGATCCGCACCGCGCTGGCCGAGCAGGCCGGCGGCGACACGGTTGTGATGCCCGAGGCCCTGCTCGACGAGGTCGCCTCGCTGGTCGAATGGCCGGTGGTCTATGCCTGCCGCTTCGAGGACGAGTTCCTGCAAGTGCCGCAGGAATGCCTGATCCTGACCATGCAGACCAACCAGAAGTACTTCGCGCTGACCGACGCGGCCGGCAAGCTGCGCTCGCGCTTCCTGATCGTCTCGAACATCGAGACGGCCACGCCGGTGGAGATCGTCGAGGGCAACGAGCGCGTGGTGCGCCCGCGCCTGGCCGATGCCAAGTTCTTCTTCGAGACCGACAAGAAGACGCGCCTGGCCGATCGCGTGCCGCGCCTGGCCAACGTGGTCTATCACAACAAGCTGGGCTCGCAGCTCGCGCGCGTCGAGCGCATCGAGGCGATCGCGGCCGGCATCGCGCCGGCGATCGGCGCCGACCCGGCGCTGGCGCAACGCGCCGCGCGCCTGGCCAAGGCCGACCTGCTGACCGACATGGTCGGCGAGTTCCCCGAGCTGCAGGGCACCATGGGCACCTACTACGCGCGCCACGACGGCGAGCCGGAAGAGGTGGCCGTTGCCTGCACCGAGCACTACCAGCCGCGCTTCTCGGGCGACACGCTGCCCGAGGCCGCCGTCAGCACCGCGGTGGCGCTGGCCGACAAGCTCGAGACCCTGGTCGGCATCTGGGGCATCGGCCTCGCGCCGACCGGCGAAAAGGACCCGTTCGCGCTGCGCCGTCACGCGCTGGGCGTGCTGCGCCTGCTGCTCGAGAAGCAACTGCCGCTCGATATCGTCGAGCTGCTGCGCGCCGCCCAGGCGAGCTTCGCCGGCATCGCCGGGGTGGCCGATTCGACCGACGCGATCTTCGCCTTCTTCCTCGATCGACTGCGCGGCCTGCTGCGCGAGCGCGGCTACAGCGCCGGCGAGATCGACGCGGTGCTGGGCCTCGAGCCGACCCGCATCGACGAGCTGATCGCGCGCCTGGACGCGGTGCGCGAGTTCACACGCCTGGCCGAGGCCGAGGCGCTGGCGGCCGCCAACAAGCGGATCTCGAACATCCTGAAGAAGTCGGAAGGCGCCGCGCCCGGCGCGATCCAGCCGGCGCTGCTGGCCGAGCCGGCCGAGCAGGCGCTGGCCGCGCAGCTGGCCGAGGTCGCGCCGCGCGTGCAGTCGCAGCTCGCCGCGCGCGACTACACCGGCGCGCTGTCGGCGCTGGCCGCGCTGCGCGCGCCGGTCGACACCTTCTTCAACGACGTGATGGTCAATGCCGAGGATCCGGCGCTGCGTGCCAACCGGCTCGCCTTGCTGTCGGCGCTGCACCAGCAGATGAACTGCGTCGCCGACATCTCGAAGCTGGCCGCCTGA
- the gmhB gene encoding D-glycero-beta-D-manno-heptose 1,7-bisphosphate 7-phosphatase encodes MPTGANRKLVVLDRDGVINVDSDAFIKTPDEWIALPGSLEAIARLNHAGYRVVVATNQSGIGRGLFDMAALNAMHLKMHKAAAAVGARIDAVFYCPHTASDNCDCRKPKPGMMTMITQRFEIEPDQTPIVGDALRDLQAGVAVGFRPHLVLTGKGRKTLAAGKLPEGTRVHDDLRAFALDFLSQPQD; translated from the coding sequence ATGCCGACGGGTGCCAACCGCAAGCTCGTCGTCCTCGATCGGGACGGCGTCATCAACGTCGATTCGGACGCCTTCATCAAGACGCCCGACGAATGGATCGCGCTGCCCGGCAGCCTCGAGGCGATCGCGCGGCTCAACCACGCGGGCTACCGCGTGGTGGTCGCAACCAACCAGTCGGGGATCGGGCGCGGCCTGTTCGACATGGCCGCGCTCAACGCCATGCACCTGAAGATGCACAAGGCGGCCGCCGCGGTCGGCGCGCGCATCGACGCGGTGTTCTACTGCCCGCACACGGCCAGCGACAACTGCGATTGCCGCAAGCCGAAGCCGGGCATGATGACCATGATCACGCAGCGCTTCGAGATCGAGCCGGATCAGACGCCGATCGTCGGCGACGCGCTGCGCGACCTGCAGGCCGGCGTCGCGGTGGGCTTTCGCCCGCACCTGGTGCTCACCGGCAAGGGCCGCAAGACGCTCGCGGCCGGCAAGCTGCCCGAAGGCACGCGCGTGCACGACGACCTGCGCGCCTTCGCGCTCGATTTTCTGTCCCAGCCACAGGACTGA
- a CDS encoding lysophospholipid acyltransferase family protein, whose product MLFLRSLLLLVYFVLYTVPYATACFIAFPFMRPHARYWMAAGWCRSTLAVVRVLNGIDYRIEGMENLPDGPAVLLSKHQSAWETLAFPALMPRPLCYVFKRELLYVPFFGWALGLLHMVNINRKEGKNAFDSVIRQGKSRLADGAWVIMFPEGTRTPTGRQGKYKTGGARFAVGTGVPVVPIAHNAGRVWPRNSFNKYPGIVTVSIGKPIDSRGLTPDQLNLRVEQWIETEMRRIDPDAYRHESGDANGNARSAGAARL is encoded by the coding sequence ATGCTTTTCCTCCGTTCGCTGCTGCTACTCGTCTATTTCGTGCTCTACACGGTGCCCTACGCGACCGCCTGCTTCATCGCGTTCCCGTTCATGCGCCCGCATGCGCGCTACTGGATGGCGGCCGGCTGGTGCCGCTCGACGCTCGCCGTGGTGCGCGTGCTCAACGGCATCGACTACCGCATCGAGGGCATGGAGAACCTGCCCGACGGCCCCGCCGTGCTGCTCTCCAAGCACCAGTCGGCCTGGGAGACACTGGCCTTCCCGGCCCTGATGCCGCGTCCGCTCTGCTACGTGTTCAAGCGCGAGCTGCTCTACGTGCCCTTCTTCGGCTGGGCGCTGGGCCTGCTGCACATGGTCAACATCAATCGCAAGGAAGGGAAGAACGCCTTCGACTCGGTGATCCGCCAGGGCAAGAGCCGCCTCGCCGACGGCGCCTGGGTGATCATGTTCCCCGAGGGCACGCGCACCCCGACCGGGCGCCAGGGCAAGTACAAGACGGGCGGCGCGCGCTTCGCGGTGGGCACCGGCGTGCCGGTGGTGCCGATCGCCCATAACGCCGGCCGCGTCTGGCCGCGCAATTCGTTCAACAAGTATCCGGGTATAGTCACGGTGTCGATCGGCAAGCCGATCGATTCGCGCGGCCTCACGCCGGACCAGCTGAACCTTCGCGTCGAGCAGTGGATCGAAACGGAAATGCGCCGCATCGATCCGGATGCCTACCGCCACGAAAGCGGCGACGCGAACGGCAACGCCCGATCGGCCGGCGCCGCACGACTCTGA
- a CDS encoding M48 family metallopeptidase, with amino-acid sequence MPKRPRPRPAVVALDHHQLDLPLFDGPLAPAPPASPSPERDRSLRKLTLDGRVLEYRLKRSARRTIGFAIDGSGLSITAPRWVTLTDIEAAIAEKRRWIFAKLAEWQTRIEQRALPQIDWKDGAQIPYLGKPVAITIASADGTLAYDAERAVLALGLPAHADAQQIKDRVQGWLQGEAKRIFGERLPVYAQKLGVSYRAYALSSASTRWGSCSSDGKIRLNWRLVHFPMSIVDYVVAHELAHLREMNHSPAFWQTVESIFPEFREARHTLKHHPPELLPAL; translated from the coding sequence ATGCCCAAGCGTCCCAGGCCACGGCCCGCCGTCGTCGCACTCGATCACCACCAGCTCGATCTGCCGCTGTTCGACGGACCGCTCGCGCCCGCGCCTCCCGCTTCACCCTCGCCCGAGCGCGACCGCTCGCTGCGAAAGCTGACGCTGGACGGGCGCGTGCTCGAATACCGGCTCAAGCGCTCGGCGCGGCGCACCATCGGCTTCGCGATCGACGGCAGCGGCCTGTCGATCACGGCGCCGCGCTGGGTCACGCTCACCGACATCGAGGCGGCGATCGCCGAGAAGCGGCGCTGGATCTTCGCCAAGCTGGCCGAGTGGCAAACCCGCATCGAGCAGCGCGCGCTGCCGCAGATCGACTGGAAGGACGGCGCGCAGATTCCCTATCTCGGCAAGCCGGTGGCGATCACCATCGCCTCGGCCGACGGCACGCTGGCCTATGACGCCGAGCGCGCCGTGCTGGCGCTGGGCCTGCCCGCGCATGCCGACGCCCAGCAGATCAAGGATCGCGTGCAGGGCTGGCTGCAGGGCGAGGCCAAGCGTATCTTCGGCGAGCGCCTGCCGGTTTATGCACAGAAGCTCGGCGTGAGCTACCGTGCCTACGCGCTGTCCTCGGCCTCGACGCGCTGGGGTAGTTGCTCCAGCGACGGCAAGATCCGCCTGAACTGGCGCCTGGTGCACTTCCCGATGTCGATCGTCGACTACGTGGTCGCGCACGAGCTCGCGCACCTGCGCGAGATGAACCACAGCCCCGCGTTCTGGCAGACCGTCGAATCGATCTTTCCCGAATTCCGCGAGGCGCGGCACACGCTCAAGCATCATCCGCCCGAGCTGCTGCCGGCGCTCTGA